TATGTCATATTGCCAAGGACGTACATACGACTGCTTATTTTTCATTGCGCCCGGTTCGAGCTTCGACCACTTGGCAGGAATTTTAATGTACAAGCAACGCCGTGGATTGCGTAAACCGATTGAATGATGAATACTGTAATTATCAAGGAAGGTACCGTATGTGTGAGAAgataaacaagaaaaaaaaagaagctaaaaaaaaacaaaaaaaaaaaaaacggcccCGCTCTCCAGCCCGACGCCATCGGAGGTATCTTGGTTTCCGTCTCCGTTCCCCCGCATGTTTCTTTCCCTCCTACTCCGCACACGTCCACGTCGACTTTATTCATTAATgtaatttttattattacTATTTCCAGATGAGTCTTTCAGGGTCATGTCATACGAGATGTGCGAGGAGTGGTCCATCATGATATTGAAGAAGCTGCCGAGCTCCTGCAGTCTGATGCATCAGAGACCATGAGTGACGTGACCATCGAAACTTGCAATGCTAACCGGGTTTTACACTATTTCTAGAATTATCTGATATATATATCTAGTCTGGATATAGGCCTAGCTCTTACTCCATGCGAATACCTGCAAGTGCTCGGGGAGCTACCGGGTGGCCCGAACTGTTACCTTGTATGTATGATCATACAGGAAATTTTCGTCCCCCGCATTCCAAGAAAATCATCAAGTCAAGATCCTGTCCTGTCTAATTTTGCATAGCAGATATCAGCCACGAAGTACACGCCTAATTCAAGAGAAGTTATATTGGCTGTTACTTCCGTGAGTTGAGTCCGGATTATACGGCGGATGACTTATTCCAATATACTACCCGACACTTCCGGAATACCTCAAGAAATGTTCCCACGGATTGACATGGTAGTCTCAGACGATAAACCGCAGACGCTCATCCAACGCTTGCAGCTATTCATATGTGTACAGAAAAGACCAAACGAGGAAACATGGCTATGGCTCTGGTTCTCATGTCCAATTATTACTAATGCTCTGAATGAAAAACAAGTATCGACATAACTCATGGTCAGTCATATCTAGGAAAACGGAGAATATTCAGATAACAACAAATCATATCCGCTACAAGCTGTTTGCAAGTCTGAGGGTAGAGTCTtcctctccttttttttttgtctcggatttcttttttcactTCTTCTGCTCGCTTCTTTTACTCTCCCCCATCACCATATTAACCACCTACTATACTGCCCCCAACACCTACAGAGGGTATGAGCACTCGAGCGGATTGGCTTGCGTGCACCAAAGCTGTGTGAGCGCCGCGGGGCGGACGCCTCGAGCCACCAGACGCTCCCTCATCTCGCTCAGGCGGGGGATGGCCTCGAGCTGACTCCTGTTCTGTCCCGTCGCCGGGTCGATCCTGCCGGACCACAGCACCTCGCCCGCCGCGTTGGCTCGCGGCCAGATGATGGAGTCGATCGTCTGCTCGTCTATCGTCTCGCTCCAGATGGCAACCTCGCCGCCCAGCACGAGCTTGGCGGCTTCCTCGCTCAGGCCCGCCCTGGGATCGTAAGAGTAGACAAGCTGCCATGACTTTGTCGGTCCGCACCAGTCGTTGAAGGGGTAGAACTGTCTGTAGGCGGCGCCGTTCTCCATGTTGATCCATTGGCCGCGGCCACAGTCCAGGTACTGGTTCAAAATCATCGTGTTAGAGATATTTTACTGGGCTGTACGCATCACAGAGTGACAGCATGCTGGGGGATAAAGCTGAGAGTTTCTCTGGAGTTTTCTTACCCAAAAGTTGTAGTTGCTGTCAATGACCTGGTGGCCAGCCGCGGCGAGCTTCTGAGCGTTGCCGAGCCAGGACTGCACGGGGACGTCTTTCCCTAGAGTCACGTTCCAGTCGAGAGGGATCTCCTCCCAGACCATGGGCGTGAGGTCGTGGCTGCGCACCCGCTCGTGCTGCTTGTCGATGAACTTTTGGAGGAGCGGCTGCAGCACCTCGCTCTTGTTGGAGCGGATGTTCTCGTCTAGCATCGAGTCGTTGGCGTTGAGCTCGTCGCCACCGGTGTGAAAATAAGCCGCATATGGGTGCACGCGCGGGAGGACGTCGTCAAACAGCTTCTCAAGGAAGGCGTCGACACGGCTGTCGTTGAGCTTGAAGGCGCCGCAGGGGGGCTGAGCACAGTAGTGGTAGTACGGCTGCTCGTTGTATGCGACGATGAGCTCCGGGTGCGAGTGGTACAGCGACCCGATGTGGCCTGGCATGTCGATCTCGAAATAGACCTGGACTCCCCGGTGCACCCCGTACTCCTGTACGCGACGAATATCGTCGGCCGTGTAGATCAGGTCGCGCCTGTGGGCACCCTCACGTGCCACCTCGGGCATAGACGGGAGGTCAAGAGGCCAGGATTGAGAGTCGGTTACGTGCACATGCAGCCGGTTCATCTTGTTCCAGGCCATGGCGTCGATGGTGCGCAGCAGGTTCACGACTGGATACCACTGACGGGCCGTATCGAACAAGATGCCGCGGTGAGGATACAAGGGCGCATCATCGATCGAGACGGGCGCATATGGCGTGTACCAACACGTGCCTGTCGAGTGCTGGTAGAACAGCTGTGAGAAAGTCTCGAGACCCCGCAAGATACCAATGGACGACTTGGCCGAGAGCTTCGCACGTCCTTCCTTGTCGATAGTCAAAGAGTAGGACTCGTCGACCTCACCCGCAAGCGCCTTGAAGGTCTTTGGCTGGTCCTGGCTCGTTTGAGTAATGACTAGGGATGTGACAGATGTCGACTTGCCGCCCAGTGGCGGTTCGAACTCGTCAATCTTGTTCTTGGGTACGAGCTTCCATGGTATAAGGTTTCTCCGGAATATGGAGCCCAAAGACCGAGATACACCCCCCTTCACAATTTCTTTGCTGTCTATGCTTGTGGGCTCGTACCCGAACATGTATGGCATCTAGAACATTGTCAATTTTACCAAGTCTCGTGCGGTGATTTCGGGGGgaaataaaagaaagaaacacgAGTATTCAGGTCATCATCTCTAGAAACTGCAGGGTTACAGGttgaaagcaaaaaaaaaaaaaaaaaaaaaaaaaaaaaaaaaaaagggagaatCCTAGCTTACAGGCTGTCCATTGTATGTAACTTGGATCTGTTGATTGATAAACAGCGCCGTTTTGCCCTTGCTATAACTCCTGGGCGCAGGCCACAAGGCCGACACCGGCTCGGACGATGCCAAGAGTAGGAACGACAACCAAGTCTTGAACAACATTGTTGTGGTTTATTGTGGTGATGCCCGCGTCTCTGTCGGGGACctgccaaaaaaaataacaaaaaaaattaaacaaTACCAATGGGGCAGCAATACATGCAAACCCAAGAAACAGCAAGCAGAGCTCAACGAGCGAAGGTGAGCGAGAGGAAAATATTCACGACGTGCATCCGGCCCATTAAGTGAAAAAGGGCGAAACGGATGTTtacaaacaaacaagcaaGAAAACACGGGGATAGGGcgaggtctttttttttataagtCCAGTTAATTAAATAAATTGGCCAGGGCAGGCGGCAGGGCGGCAAAAGAGGGAACGACAGACGATCACGAACCATGGATACGCCTCCAAAAGGCCCCAGAATTAATCGGGAATGAGTGAGTGAGTCTAGGTCCAAGTCAGGTGGGGGCTGTTTTTCTTTGGGATGGTGGCACAAAATCGATTTGGGATTAGAGGCGCTGCAGCTACTGCGCCTAAACATTAATCGAAGGTTACTAAAAGCCAAGCTGCGGGTTGAACTTGCTTGCTAGTTCTACCGTAGGTaatgaaacaaaaacaaaaaagggccgcGGGGCGATGGGACATTCACTTGTCCCCCTCCCGACGCCTCACTGTAATTGCTGTACGGTAAATGTGTTTGTGCTTGTGatgctttgctttgctttggtCGCGTGGCGATACCCAAGAAGACCTGCAGCTGCCCGCATGGGGTGACGTTGATGTAGACGAGGAGCTTGCACAAGCTGGCGACTGGCACACCAAGCCCCCCGCCTAACTTACTTGGACTTACCGGTAATATACTGTAATGTCACCGGCACAAAGGTTACTCTGGATACTGTACGGCAGGTGCCTGCTGCCGTGGTTTTCAAATATGGGTGAAGAAAGAAATGTGAAATGCAAGGTACATAAGCCAATCAAGGCATCAATGCATATGGCAAGCAATCCGAACGAACCCGGCATCGATCTCATCAATTTTGGAGCCGCCACGCAGCAGAAAAAGGAGCTAACCAACAAGCTGGGATTTCAACGGCATATTGCTAATGAGACTGCAGTCCAAAAAGACGGTCAGATTCAAAAAAGAACACTGGCTTGACTGGCTTGACTGGATATCCTCGACCGCCTGATGATTAAAGCTTGTCTTGTCACCCATTTTGAGGGCACCTGCCTCCCAGGTCCTGCGCGCCAAGTACATGGATCTACATACACAAGCCGGTCCAATCCTTGCAACGTTACCTTTTTCTCCGAGTCTACGAGAGTGCTAGCAACAAAAGACTAGGATTGACTGCATATATACCTTTTTGGAGCAGATTTAACaacctgttttttttcttctgcttgGAGACGGTCCAGGGAAACCAATTCATAGCCGACCGGCCTCGTTTGTGTTTGCCAAAGACCGTCCCCTTGATTGATCACAAGACGCAGTCTACTAACGTTaactgaagaaaaaaaaaaaaaaaaaaaaaagggacctGTCAGCGAGGACAAAATGACAAAATGACGGCAAAAACGCGGGGAGCCACtgagccaaaagcaagtcaaGGACCTGACGGATTCAGGTTTTGATGAGGATCGGCGCCGGGGGTAAAGCTCGAGGGCGGGCAGAAGCAATTTCGCGGTTGATCCCTCCCCAGCCGAGACATTTATTTTCGGGGCGATATCGACCGCATGCTTTGCTACAACCTAACTATCGGCCCAGAAAAATATCAATCGACTGTCGAGTTTACATCCGCTCGCGTAGGTAGCTTGGTAAGCATGGTAAATGATCAGGGCAGTCACGTAATATTGCAAGTTTGTCTGCTCGTTGGCTGGCTGACGGCAGTTTAATTGTGACGCTGTCATCCAGATGGGATGTTTACCTTGTCCAGATAGATGCGTGCGTGTATgacgagcaaaaaaaaaaaaaaaaaaaaaaaaagcaggcgATTGCGGAGCACTGCAGTATAAAGACAGAATCTTGCACTCATTTCCCAGGGTTTGTGAGTAATTCAACTACAACCGGAAAGCCGATAGGTAGATAGGtaaataggtaggtatctataCTACGTAGGATGTGACAGGTGAGTGTGGTTTGTGGAGAAAATACATGTACGACTAGAAAGTCATAGTCTCCCGACTGATAGCGAGGCGGCCAAACAATCAAAAGCTGCAATTCGCTGTAGGGATCATGTACAGTTGATTGCAGCACAACTTCAACATAACATTGACTTTGAAAGTGAATTATGCACTGATAATTGACCAGATAGATACTCATGGTGGTGTCTGAGCTACTTACTGTAAAGCACTACACGCGCAGTAGGTACCCATTATGGGGAGCACATCTATGGTCACGTGAATTCAGCACCAGAACGAACCTGGTGGAAATCTGTCCAACCATCTCCCTGCTTACGTGATTGCTAAGCTCTCCAGTATGCGCCACTCGACGAGCCTGATGCACGTGCTTATTGGTCAGCAGAGGTAGCTTTTGGAGTGGCTTGCGCAAGCATTTCTGCAGATGGCGGGCGACAAGGCTGGGACAACAATAACTTTCCTTGCTCCCGTCGCGACTTGGTATCAGATGCAAATCTCCACGCATCACTGCCAAAGTACTCTCGTTCAACGTCACGTCCTTTGACGATTTAGCACCCAAAAAGTCTGTCCAATTCTTTGCGACCACCCACCCAACCTCGCCTTTTCCAGGCTCTTCGAAAGAGGCgatttgtttttcttctttcagttttttttctttctttttttgcgtcAAGCCATTGAGCAAACCTCGACCACTAGGCGTCGCGTGCTCGTTCGCTGGCGATCAGACTTTTTGTgtcaataaaaaaataaataccAGCATTTGCTCGCCCGCGCACCCTTAATTTCGCATCGCGAGCTTCTCCGCCCAACCATTTACATCTTGTCGAAGGCTTCGTCCCGACACCCTGTTTTCGTCGAAATTCTCCCACAGCGCACGTGAAACCATGCCCGTCGAAATAGCACTCAACACGCCGCTGGCGGATGCCCTGACAAGCGCAATCCAGCCCAAGCTTGTTGAGGTCGGCTGGGGAACGGGTGGCGCCGATGATTCCGCGCTCGCAGAGTACATTATTTTGATGTTGGTCAACGGCAAGACTCAAGAGGAAATTGCAGCAGAGCTGGCGGGCGATCTACTAAGCTTGGGCCCCGACGACCCCAACGCGCTCGATTTTGCGAAATGGCTGTTTGAACAGATTGCTATCCTCAATGGGCAGGGCGCACAAAGCGGCGATGCCGACGCGATGTCATCAACATCACCAGGAGATGATCAAGATATggacatggccatggcctcgGAAGGGGCCGCTCAAGTCTCTGCGTATGTCTATTCACTGAAACCCTTGCTCCTTCAACAAGGCGAAAAGCCCAATACTGACAAATTCTTAGTCCTACTGGTCCCAAGGCGATGCGAAATGGCAACATGAACATTCGGGGAAACGCCAATCGAGACAGGAggatgatgggccagataaACCGCGCCATGGACAGGACACCAGAAAACGTGCTCCACCGCACACGCGGCAATGACAGGATCAACAGCCATGCTCGCGGGCCACCCAGCGGGCCGCGCGGTACCATGGCCGGCGGTATGCGACAACAGCGCGGTGGAATGAACCCCAGGGCGGCGAGCATTGCGCACGGAATGGCTACAGCAATGGGTGGAGGCATGCCCCAAGGGGGACCTGGTATGAACGGTGGCATGGCAGGCATGAACAATGGATGGATGCCCCCGCAAGGCCAAGATCTCCAGATGGGTCTTTTCCAGATGCTGGAGCAGCAAAATCAGATGATGGCTCACTTGCAACAACAACTGAACCAGCAAAACATGATGCAGTCACGTGGAGGCTACAACCAGCGCGGTGGGCGTGGCGGCAAGCCTCTGTCGGAGCGGGTCCAACATCAAAACAGgcagaacaacaacaacaatttCCGCCAAGGCCAAACGGACCAGAACGGCGGCGAGCAAAAAGCCTCGGAAAATTCGCAAAATGGCAGCGTCGGAGGCGAAGATACCGAGATGGGCCAGGCCAAGCGGGACCCCAAGGAGACGGTGTGCAAGTTCAACCGCAACTGCTCTAACAAGGATTGCAAGTTCGCACACCAGTCACCAGCGGCACCGCCAGGGATTACAGTCGATGTGACGGACGTGTGCACGTACGGAGCGGCCTGCAAAAACCACAAGTGTGTCGGCTCACACCCGTCGCCCGCTACCAGGACGGCGCACAACCAACAGCAGGACTGCAAGTTCTACCCCAACTGCACAAACCCGCACTGCACCTTTAGGCATCCCAACATGCCACCCTGTCGAAACGGTGGCGACTGCTCAGTCGAGGGTTGCAAGTTTACACACGTAAAGACTATGTGTAAGTTCCGCCCATGCACGAACCGGTATTGCGCCTTCAAGCACGAGGAGGGCCAGCGCGGCACGTTCCAGGACAAGGTCTGGGTCGCTGGCGGAGAACACGTCAGCGAGAGAAAGTTTGTGGACGAGTCGGGTCCGGTGGAAGATATACTCCAGGGCTCCGGTGGTGACTCGGAGATGGGGGCTACAGAGGCCGAGGCTGTTGCTAGCTAAAGTTTGATGATGAAAAGGGAAATGATATAGACCATGATGGGAGGGGCTTTAGTCGGAATGGGCGGCTCTTTTATGCTTATTTTTCatgtctctctctctgtcttGCTCGGTTGTTGTTTCTTTGCAGCTGGGGGCAAGGTCAGTGTTTTGAGTCGGTCTTCATGTATTATCTAAAAGAATGGCATATGGTTCCATCACCGAGTTGTTTTCGGTGGAAGGAAGGAGTGGCGTTTGTTCAGTATTTTTGTCTTGGGGTTACGAACATATACAACGTGAATCTCCGATTTGGAGAGAACTATCGGCATTACAATCTCGGGGTTTTGAATCTGTGGAAATGTCCTGATTACATTTGTGAATATAACAGTGGTGCAAGTTCAGTGCGAAGTATATACTCTTGTCTCGTCGACTGGACGGGCGGGCATGTTTGATATTAACTAAAACTCAGCAGGATTGATGATGCTCACCAAGGTCAGGTCCAAGACAGTGGAGTGGTCCCGGCTTTCGCAGGGATGGGGCCAGTGGTCTTGCCGAACCATGCGATTTCTAGGTGGTAGGTACCCACTAAAATTGGGATTTAGTGCAAGCATCCGGTTCGTCCGACTCACGCCACCCAAGAACACAGAGTCCCTCCCGATCAGTCCATCACGTCAAACTTTGAGATAAAATCGCCGCTTCAACGGATTATCTAGCTATAGAATTTGGACTTTGGACTTTGCCTTCTGTCCATCTGTCCAATGGCTGACAATTGCATATTATAATTCAACTTCTTGCGTGTAGTCTTGTGAGATGGTCCGTGTCGCTGCAAAATCTTAGGAAGCCATCGAAAAGGGACGGGCAACAAAACAACTCCCGTTGTTTGGAGCGGCTGTTTGAGCAGACCTCTCACCCGATCCTTTCCATTCGTGCGTCACCAAGGCGGACGGCAAAACAATACCGGCCTCATGCTGTCCAGGATCGGCGCGACAGCGGCCCACGCGCCTGCGAAGGTGGAGCTGTGTCTCCGCGCCGCGCCGCCGTGCCtcgcatcatcatcatcatcatcacgaAGGGGGCCGAAAAGCCATCATATCGGCCACAGAAGCAATGGGTTCGTTGTCTGGACCGCACGGCGGGGCTACGCCAGCAGCAGAAGCGTCATCACAAAGGACAAGCCCGACTCAAAGATCGCGGTGCTCGGCGGTGGGCTGACGGGGCTATCCACGGCCCTGTTCCTCTCCGTCTTTGCACCCAGGGCCAGCATCACGCTGTACGAGGCCAACGAGCGCCTGGGCGGCTGGGTGCACACGGTCGActccgaggccgaggactcACAGGGGAGGCCGCATAGCGTACGGTTCGAACGAGGGCCGAGGGTGGTGCAGCTCAAGGAGGGCGATGCAAACTCTCGCCTCTATGTGTTGTTGGTAAGTTGCTGAAAAGGGAATTTCAGCGCTGCCGCTGTATTGCCCGTAGCTGTGTGCGAACAGATGCTGATCTGACAAACAACCATCAGCTTCATCAACTGGGCATAGCAGACCAGGCGTGGGCTTTGGGCCAAGATTCGGAACTGGCGCGCCGCTACATCTACCACCCAGACCATCTTATCGATCTCACCGGCCCTTCGAACAGTGACAACCGCCTCATCAAAGCTGTTTCATTGGCTCGCTTCGCCGGTAGGATGCTTAAAAACGCACTGACGGAACCAGCGCTCAAGGGCCTGCTGCCAGCCCTCGCCCACATGCTCTCCAACAGAAAGCCGCTGGGGGCCGAGGAGTACTGCCGGTGCCTCGTCGACAGCGAGGACGAGTCGATAGGCAGCTGCCTGACGCGGATATTTGGCGGACGCAGCAGCGtggccgacaacctggccTCGGCCATGACGCACGGCATCTACGGCGGCGATATTTGGAAGCTGAGCATCCAGTCGACGCTGTTTGCGAGGGCGCAGATGTTTCCCTACCGCCTCGACGTGCCCAAGGCGTCGAGAGCTTCTAGCTTTTCCGTGGAGAGGCTCAGCGACCTGAACATGATGACATTTGTCACCAAGGCCTCGTCCAAGGACTCTGTGGTGACTGGTCAGAGGCTCCTGGGCGGCTACACGGGCTTCTACGGCGGCATGGAGGCGCTCACAGAGGCGTTAGTGCAGGCTTTGCGCAAGCGGAGCAATGTTACGATAGAGACGGGCAGCTTGGTGGCTGATGTAGCGCCGTCGTCAAATAAACTTGTAGAGGTGAGtcgtgctgttgctgctgctgcttctttTCGTTCGAGATCTGCAGATCTAGAGGCTAACAATATCGCAGGTCAAAACAGCCAAGTCAACGGCAACTTTTGACAAGGTCATATCGACCTTGTTCAGCCGGCAGCTGGCTTCTATTACAGGCGGACGCGTTCCCGCCCTCGGCGAGAAAAAGGGTGCGTCCATGCATGTAGTCAACATCTGGTTCCCGAGATCCGGCCTGAACCATCCGCACCACGGCTTTGGCTACCTTATATCATCCCAAGCCGACGTCGAACGGGGTCTGCTTGGTGTCCTCTTCGACTCTGACCGCGAAGGAGCCATCTGGCGGGAATCAGAACAACGGGAACAGGGCGAAAAGGTCTCATCCTTGGTCGCCCGCCAGCAACCCCCAACCGGCACCAAGCTGACGGTTCTCCTGCGCGTGCCCTCGGAGGACGAGCCATCACGGACTCCCGAACAGGCCGAAGTCatcgccctcgcccacgtccGGCGGCAGTTCGGCATCG
The Pyricularia oryzae 70-15 chromosome 1, whole genome shotgun sequence DNA segment above includes these coding regions:
- a CDS encoding beta-hexosaminidase subunit beta — encoded protein: MLFKTWLSFLLLASSEPVSALWPAPRSYSKGKTALFINQQIQVTYNGQPMPYMFGYEPTSIDSKEIVKGGVSRSLGSIFRRNLIPWKLVPKNKIDEFEPPLGGKSTSVTSLVITQTSQDQPKTFKALAGEVDESYSLTIDKEGRAKLSAKSSIGILRGLETFSQLFYQHSTGTCWYTPYAPVSIDDAPLYPHRGILFDTARQWYPVVNLLRTIDAMAWNKMNRLHVHVTDSQSWPLDLPSMPEVAREGAHRRDLIYTADDIRRVQEYGVHRGVQVYFEIDMPGHIGSLYHSHPELIVAYNEQPYYHYCAQPPCGAFKLNDSRVDAFLEKLFDDVLPRVHPYAAYFHTGGDELNANDSMLDENIRSNKSEVLQPLLQKFIDKQHERVRSHDLTPMVWEEIPLDWNVTLGKDVPVQSWLGNAQKLAAAGHQVIDSNYNFWYLDCGRGQWINMENGAAYRQFYPFNDWCGPTKSWQLVYSYDPRAGLSEEAAKLVLGGEVAIWSETIDEQTIDSIIWPRANAAGEVLWSGRIDPATGQNRSQLEAIPRLSEMRERLVARGVRPAALTQLWCTQANPLECSYPL
- a CDS encoding protoporphyrinogen oxidase, with amino-acid sequence MLSRIGATAAHAPAKVELCLRAAPPCLASSSSSSRRGPKSHHIGHRSNGFVVWTARRGYASSRSVITKDKPDSKIAVLGGGLTGLSTALFLSVFAPRASITLYEANERLGGWVHTVDSEAEDSQGRPHSVRFERGPRVVQLKEGDANSRLYVLLLHQLGIADQAWALGQDSELARRYIYHPDHLIDLTGPSNSDNRLIKAVSLARFAGRMLKNALTEPALKGLLPALAHMLSNRKPLGAEEYCRCLVDSEDESIGSCLTRIFGGRSSVADNLASAMTHGIYGGDIWKLSIQSTLFARAQMFPYRLDVPKASRASSFSVERLSDLNMMTFVTKASSKDSVVTGQRLLGGYTGFYGGMEALTEALVQALRKRSNVTIETGSLVADVAPSSNKLVEVKTAKSTATFDKVISTLFSRQLASITGGRVPALGEKKGASMHVVNIWFPRSGLNHPHHGFGYLISSQADVERGLLGVLFDSDREGAIWRESEQREQGEKVSSLVARQQPPTGTKLTVLLRVPSEDEPSRTPEQAEVIALAHVRRQFGIAADEPVHTQVSTARDCIPQHEVGHQESLAAAHAQLESAFGGRLAVAGPSYTAPGILPSIRAAFDVAASCTGLDAAYRGLAPSAADHAPAEFSLVSDPTVGATGLGRFADGRRSMWDDLAIVDGAVKADFVGLKKESLQRVIVPRLQFGSFSKSS